From the genome of Streptomyces sp. NBC_01317, one region includes:
- a CDS encoding aldo/keto reductase, translating to MITGIDLPHLPVPLSRLVLGTMTFGDTVDRAGAATMVDTALDAGITGIDTANGYAGGESERILADLLPGRRDRIVLATKAGIPHPDQGGHAPLSAAGLRAALEGSLTRLGTDRVELFYLHQPDRATPLAETLTAVAQLMAQGKILALGVSNHAAWQIAELVRTAGEVGVPGPVVAQQLHNLLARRLEEEYVEYARVTGLRTLVYNPLGGGLLTGRHHFGQTPESGRFGDSKLAAMYRERYWDERMFDAVEELTRIAGEAGIALTDLALRWLLDRPSTDALLLGGSRTEQLRANIAAAQAGPLPADVTAACDAVGARLRGPMPAYNR from the coding sequence GTGATCACCGGCATCGACCTGCCGCATCTGCCCGTCCCGCTGTCGCGTCTCGTCCTCGGCACCATGACCTTCGGCGACACCGTCGACCGGGCGGGCGCCGCCACCATGGTGGACACGGCACTCGACGCGGGCATCACCGGAATCGACACGGCGAACGGCTACGCGGGCGGGGAGAGCGAGCGCATCCTCGCGGACCTGCTCCCCGGCCGCCGCGACCGGATCGTCCTGGCGACCAAGGCCGGTATCCCGCACCCCGACCAGGGCGGGCACGCCCCGCTCTCGGCGGCCGGCCTGCGGGCCGCGCTGGAAGGCAGCCTGACCCGGCTCGGGACCGACAGGGTCGAGCTGTTCTATCTGCACCAGCCGGACCGGGCCACACCGCTCGCCGAGACTCTCACGGCCGTCGCCCAGCTGATGGCCCAGGGGAAGATCCTCGCCCTGGGGGTCTCCAACCACGCGGCCTGGCAGATCGCCGAACTCGTCCGCACCGCCGGGGAGGTGGGCGTGCCCGGTCCGGTCGTCGCCCAGCAGCTCCACAACCTCCTCGCGCGCCGGCTGGAGGAGGAGTACGTCGAGTACGCGCGGGTCACCGGCCTGCGCACCCTCGTCTACAACCCGCTCGGGGGTGGGCTCCTCACCGGTCGCCACCACTTCGGACAGACCCCGGAATCCGGCCGGTTCGGGGACTCGAAGCTCGCCGCGATGTACCGGGAACGCTACTGGGACGAGCGTATGTTCGACGCCGTCGAGGAGCTGACCCGTATCGCCGGTGAGGCGGGCATCGCCCTCACGGATCTCGCGCTGCGGTGGCTGCTCGACCGGCCGTCGACCGACGCGCTCCTCCTCGGCGGCTCACGGACCGAGCAGCTCAGGGCCAACATCGCCGCCGCCCAGGCCGGTCCGCTGCCCGCCGACGTGACGGCGGCGTGTGACGCGGTCGGCGCCCGGCTGCGCGGTCCGATGCCCGCGTACAACCGCTGA
- a CDS encoding HpcH/HpaI aldolase family protein translates to MTRDRSGTPGAFASALRAREQLIGYWSVLDSPVSTERIARLGYDYVALDAQHGLIAYSGVLASLTAIDTRGSTAVGLVRVEANDPGPIGRALDAGAAGVIVPLVDTPGDAADAVAAVRYPPLGRRSYGPMRSALRIGPDPVDAHAQTVVLAMIETAEGLARVAGICATEGLDGIYVGPSDLRLGIGGATTRDPEVEDRFEAALATIREAAAAAGIAAGIHTADGASAARRLAEGFTFATVSSDLVHLEQAAGSHLAAARGAGDAR, encoded by the coding sequence ATGACCCGAGACCGGTCCGGCACGCCCGGCGCCTTCGCCTCCGCGCTGCGCGCCCGCGAACAGCTCATCGGCTACTGGTCCGTCCTCGACTCCCCGGTCTCCACCGAGCGCATCGCGCGGCTCGGATACGACTATGTGGCGCTCGACGCGCAGCACGGTCTGATCGCGTACTCCGGTGTGCTCGCGTCCCTCACGGCCATCGACACCAGGGGGAGCACCGCCGTCGGGCTGGTGCGGGTCGAGGCCAACGACCCGGGGCCGATCGGCCGGGCGCTCGACGCGGGGGCGGCGGGGGTCATCGTGCCGCTCGTGGACACCCCGGGGGACGCGGCCGACGCGGTGGCCGCCGTACGCTACCCGCCGCTCGGCCGGCGCTCGTACGGCCCGATGCGCTCGGCCCTGCGGATCGGACCCGACCCGGTCGACGCGCACGCGCAGACCGTCGTTCTCGCGATGATCGAGACGGCGGAGGGGCTGGCGCGCGTCGCCGGGATCTGTGCCACCGAGGGCCTGGACGGGATCTATGTGGGCCCCTCCGACCTGCGGCTCGGCATCGGGGGTGCCACCACCCGCGATCCGGAGGTCGAGGACCGCTTCGAAGCGGCGCTGGCCACGATCCGCGAGGCCGCGGCGGCGGCCGGGATCGCCGCGGGCATCCACACCGCCGACGGGGCGAGCGCCGCCCGCCGGCTGGCCGAGGGGTTCACCTTCGCGACCGTCTCCAGCGATCTGGTCCACCTCGAACAGGCCGCGGGCAGCCATCTCGCCGCCGCCCGGGGCGCCGGGGACGCACGGTGA
- a CDS encoding sialidase family protein, whose protein sequence is MTSADSPAGAPADGVVRPHPTEPGRAEARLTAPAVQNHAANLAVLPGGDLGCVWFAGTQEGVADISVWFSRLAPDGERWSTPVRLSDDSARSEQNPVLFPTPEGALWLLHTAQRAGHQDTSGVRLRISEDGGKSWGPARVLFPADSRGGIYVRQPVAVLPSGRWLLPVFRCVTAAGRPWSGGDDTSSVMVSDDAGRSWEERPVPGSTGLVHMNAHPLPDGSLLALFRSRRADAVHRSTSDDGGWTWTVPEPLTVPNNNSSLQYVPWDDGRLALVHNHSSAADATARRVSLYDEIDDEGLSDEDQGKDEGTGDAADAEATETDAEATESDPPTGAAFWGAPRAPLTLSVSSDGGRSWPVRHDLATGDGYCLTNNSRDGLNRELSYPSVVRTGDGALHIAFTHHRRTLTYLRLDPVWTGAAGDGAGVNGGSVNGERTE, encoded by the coding sequence GTGACCTCGGCAGACTCCCCCGCCGGCGCCCCCGCGGACGGCGTGGTGCGCCCGCACCCCACCGAGCCGGGCCGCGCCGAGGCCCGGCTGACCGCGCCGGCCGTCCAGAACCACGCCGCGAATCTGGCGGTCCTCCCCGGCGGGGACCTGGGGTGCGTCTGGTTCGCCGGTACGCAGGAGGGCGTCGCGGACATCTCCGTGTGGTTCTCCCGGCTGGCGCCGGACGGGGAGCGGTGGAGCACGCCGGTCCGGCTCTCCGACGACTCCGCGCGCTCGGAGCAGAACCCGGTCCTCTTCCCCACCCCGGAGGGCGCGCTCTGGCTGCTGCACACGGCCCAGCGCGCCGGGCACCAGGACACCTCCGGGGTACGGCTCCGGATCAGCGAGGACGGGGGGAAGTCCTGGGGCCCGGCCCGGGTGCTGTTCCCGGCGGACTCGCGCGGCGGGATCTATGTGCGCCAGCCGGTCGCCGTCCTCCCGTCGGGGCGGTGGCTGCTGCCGGTTTTCCGCTGTGTCACCGCGGCGGGGCGGCCCTGGTCGGGTGGTGACGACACCAGCTCGGTCATGGTCAGCGACGACGCGGGACGGAGCTGGGAGGAGCGGCCGGTGCCCGGCTCCACCGGGCTCGTGCACATGAACGCGCATCCGCTGCCGGACGGTTCCCTGCTCGCGCTGTTCCGTAGCCGCCGGGCCGATGCCGTACACCGCTCCACGTCGGACGACGGCGGATGGACATGGACGGTGCCCGAACCACTCACCGTCCCCAACAACAACTCGTCCCTCCAGTACGTGCCGTGGGACGACGGACGGCTCGCCCTGGTCCACAACCACAGCAGCGCCGCCGACGCCACCGCACGCCGGGTATCGCTGTACGACGAGATCGACGACGAGGGCCTGAGCGACGAGGACCAGGGCAAGGATGAGGGGACCGGCGACGCGGCGGACGCTGAGGCGACCGAAACGGACGCTGAGGCGACCGAAAGTGACCCACCGACCGGTGCGGCCTTCTGGGGCGCGCCCCGCGCTCCGCTCACCCTGTCGGTCTCGTCGGACGGCGGCCGGAGCTGGCCGGTCCGCCACGACCTGGCGACCGGTGACGGGTACTGCCTGACCAACAACTCCCGTGACGGCCTCAACCGCGAACTGTCCTATCCGTCGGTCGTACGGACCGGGGACGGCGCCCTGCACATCGCCTTCACGCACCACCGGCGCACTCTCACCTACCTGCGGCTGGACCCGGTGTGGACGGGCGCGGCAGGGGACGGAGCCGGTGTGAACGGGGGCAGTGTGAACGGAGAACGTACGGAGTAG
- a CDS encoding helix-turn-helix domain-containing protein produces MIESVFSTETLPKADRWAAWYDMASREFMTSELSSQSRDDFHGNVRLVDLGAAQVSTVTYNPLRLTRTPKMIRQSDPELYQLSLALRGTFALEQAGRETVTEPRDLMLCDSSRPFRGQATAEQSTVSHLVLQFPRTLFPVSTDALDQITAVRLPGQRGMGALLARHLIEIQENACDYTPADAARLTSITLDLLAALCAHHLEAVRSLPPETRRTALQVQLYDFIQRRLGDPMLSPDTIAAAHHISARHLQSLFQEQGLAVASWIRGRRLERCHRDLADPHLRSIPIHALAARWGFTDAPHFSRTFRRTYGMSPREYRALTLPDVRGQTTTVRGWTRTS; encoded by the coding sequence ATGATCGAATCCGTGTTCAGCACCGAAACTCTGCCCAAAGCCGACCGCTGGGCAGCCTGGTACGACATGGCCTCGCGTGAATTCATGACCAGTGAGCTGTCCTCCCAAAGTCGCGACGACTTTCACGGGAACGTGCGTCTGGTCGATCTCGGCGCCGCCCAGGTGTCCACTGTGACCTACAACCCGTTGAGACTGACCAGGACTCCGAAAATGATTCGGCAGTCCGATCCGGAGCTGTATCAGCTGTCACTGGCCCTGCGCGGAACGTTCGCGCTGGAGCAAGCGGGTCGCGAGACGGTCACCGAGCCTCGGGACCTGATGCTCTGCGACTCCTCCCGGCCCTTCCGCGGCCAGGCAACCGCGGAGCAATCCACCGTTTCTCATCTCGTTCTCCAGTTCCCGAGAACGCTGTTCCCGGTCTCCACGGACGCTCTGGACCAGATCACCGCCGTGCGATTACCCGGGCAGCGGGGAATGGGTGCCCTGCTCGCCCGCCACCTCATCGAGATACAGGAAAACGCCTGTGACTACACGCCGGCCGACGCCGCACGCCTCACCAGCATCACGCTGGACCTCCTCGCCGCGCTGTGCGCCCACCATCTTGAAGCCGTACGGTCACTCCCTCCGGAAACACGCAGAACGGCGTTGCAGGTGCAGTTGTACGACTTCATTCAGCGAAGGCTCGGTGATCCGATGCTTTCTCCCGACACCATCGCGGCTGCCCACCACATATCCGCCCGGCACCTGCAAAGTCTCTTCCAGGAGCAGGGCCTCGCCGTTGCCAGCTGGATCCGCGGACGCCGCCTCGAACGCTGCCACCGCGACCTGGCAGACCCCCACCTCCGGTCCATACCCATCCACGCCCTCGCAGCCCGGTGGGGTTTCACCGACGCCCCCCACTTCAGCCGCACCTTCCGCAGGACCTACGGCATGTCGCCCAGGGAGTACCGAGCGCTGACGCTGCCCGACGTGCGGGGACAGACAACTACGGTACGCGGCTGGACAAGGACATCGTGA
- a CDS encoding IS5 family transposase (programmed frameshift) — MIRGCGVARPKPWDVDNELWAVVEPLLPKVERRVRHPGRKRHPDRLVFQGILFVLHTGIAWEHLPQELGFGSGMTCWRRLAAWTEAGVWPRLHQVLLARLRGADALDLSRTAVDGSHIRAKGGHKTGRSPVDRGRTGSKHHLITDATGIPLAATLTGGNRNDVTQLIPLLQAVPPVRGKRGRPRRRPDIVLGDRGYDHDKYRRLVWALGVKPVIARRGTEHGSGLGAQRWVVERAFAHLHWFRRLRIRWEIRDDIHEAFLTLGCALICWRRLTKL, encoded by the exons ATGATCCGGGGGTGTGGGGTGGCTCGGCCGAAGCCGTGGGATGTCGATAACGAGCTGTGGGCGGTGGTCGAGCCGCTGCTGCCGAAGGTGGAGCGGCGGGTCCGACATCCGGGGCGGAAGCGGCATCCGGACCGGCTGGTCTTCCAGGGCATCCTGTTCGTGCTACACACCGGGATCGCTTGGGAACACCTGCCGCAGGAACTCGGCTTCGGCTCTGGCATGACCTGCTGGCGCCGTCTGGCTGCGTGGACCGAAGCCGGGGTGTGGCCCCGACTGCACCAGGTGCTCCTGGCCAGACTCCGCGGCGCGGACGCGCTGGACCTCTCCCGGACGGCCGTCGACGGCTCCCACATCCGG GCTAAAGGGGGTCACAAAACGGGACGAAGCCCTGTTGACAGGGGCAGAACCGGCAGCAAGCATCATCTGATCACTGATGCCACTGGCATCCCGCTCGCCGCCACGCTGACCGGCGGCAACCGCAACGACGTCACCCAGCTCATCCCACTCCTCCAAGCGGTGCCGCCCGTGCGGGGCAAGCGGGGCCGGCCTCGGCGCCGCCCGGACATCGTGCTGGGCGACCGCGGCTACGACCATGACAAGTACCGCCGCCTCGTCTGGGCCCTCGGCGTGAAGCCAGTCATCGCTCGCCGGGGCACCGAGCACGGCTCAGGGCTGGGCGCTCAACGCTGGGTCGTGGAGCGTGCTTTCGCGCATCTGCACTGGTTCCGTCGCCTACGAATCCGCTGGGAGATCCGCGACGACATCCACGAAGCCTTCCTCACCCTCGGATGCGCACTGATCTGCTGGCGACGCCTGACGAAGCTCTAG
- a CDS encoding acyl-ACP desaturase yields the protein MPPIDRSDRSVASAEHSLLAELQPVVETNLHRHLGVAKEWFPHEYIPWSEGRTFDGPLGGEAWTEDEATLPEVARTSLVVNLLTEDNLPGYHRAVAEFGRDGAWGTWVDRWTAEEARHGIALRDYLLATRAVDPRALERARMEHMSGGYDRPDGYSALHAIAYASFQELATRISHRNTGTATNDPRCEALLARIAADENLHMVFYRNLVEAAFELAPDTAMQVVRDVVVGFEMPGSTIKDFGRKSAEIAIAGIYDLRLHHDSVIMPILRKLRVFERDGFGARGEAAREELASFVALLDKKASSFTDRREGIRAARTKRMTSAA from the coding sequence ATGCCCCCCATCGATCGATCCGATCGCTCGGTCGCGAGCGCAGAACACTCCTTGCTGGCGGAACTGCAACCGGTGGTGGAGACCAACCTCCACCGTCACCTGGGAGTCGCCAAGGAGTGGTTCCCCCACGAGTACATCCCGTGGAGCGAGGGCCGTACCTTCGACGGTCCACTCGGCGGGGAGGCGTGGACCGAGGACGAGGCCACGCTGCCCGAGGTCGCGCGGACGTCCCTTGTCGTCAACCTGCTGACGGAGGACAACCTGCCCGGCTATCACAGGGCGGTGGCCGAGTTCGGCAGGGACGGCGCGTGGGGAACCTGGGTCGACCGCTGGACCGCTGAGGAGGCCAGACACGGAATCGCGCTGCGCGACTACCTTTTGGCCACTCGCGCCGTCGACCCCAGGGCCCTGGAAAGAGCCCGGATGGAGCACATGTCGGGCGGCTACGACCGCCCCGACGGCTACAGCGCGCTGCACGCGATCGCGTACGCCTCGTTCCAGGAGCTCGCCACCCGTATCTCGCACCGCAACACGGGGACGGCTACCAACGACCCTCGCTGTGAGGCGCTGCTCGCGCGGATCGCCGCGGACGAGAACCTCCACATGGTCTTCTACCGCAACCTGGTCGAGGCCGCGTTCGAGCTGGCGCCCGACACCGCCATGCAGGTGGTCCGAGATGTGGTCGTCGGCTTCGAGATGCCCGGCTCGACCATCAAGGACTTCGGCCGCAAGTCCGCGGAGATCGCCATCGCCGGCATCTACGACCTGCGTCTGCACCACGACAGCGTCATCATGCCCATCCTGCGCAAGCTGCGGGTCTTCGAGCGGGATGGCTTCGGTGCGCGGGGGGAGGCGGCGCGGGAGGAACTCGCGTCGTTCGTCGCCCTGCTGGACAAGAAGGCGAGCTCGTTCACCGACCGCCGGGAGGGCATCAGGGCGGCCCGTACGAAGAGAATGACCTCGGCCGCCTGA
- a CDS encoding DHA2 family efflux MFS transporter permease subunit, whose product MTTASAHPTGPVPAGTEQQKETGREQPSAAAKLALLVASGATFLAVLDTTVVNIAFSDLRADFPDASLSQLTWVVTSYTVVFAALLAVAGRVADVIGRKKLFLWSTGVFIVASLLSGVATGVPMLIASRALQGVGAAGLIPSALGLVLQHTPAARRQVAIGIWGAVGSMAAAVGPSLGGLLVDVWSWRSVFLINLPIGLAIVAGAAKLTADAPSGRKLPDPVGTLILALGVGGVVFGVTQGTEWGWGSGRVLGLLIGGAVLFAVALLLSKRHSAPALELDLWRSRAFAATNVTSLLFGAAMYSYLLSSLLFLNAVWGYSELKAGLAVTPGAFAAAVGATIVGRRVGPASQWAAVAVGSALFGASCAAMYLLLDTEKQYAAVWLPIGILAGIGIGAALTAISNAATASLPPERFASGTGLLMTTRQIGGALGIAALAAILERHSVLDDEGYLQVFLACAIGAAAAAVAAPAIRSRSVQNT is encoded by the coding sequence ATGACGACCGCCTCAGCCCACCCGACGGGCCCCGTCCCGGCCGGGACGGAACAGCAGAAGGAGACCGGGCGGGAGCAGCCGTCCGCCGCGGCCAAGCTCGCCCTCCTCGTCGCGTCGGGCGCGACGTTCCTGGCCGTGCTCGACACCACGGTCGTGAACATCGCCTTCTCCGACCTCCGCGCCGACTTCCCCGATGCCTCGCTGTCCCAGCTGACCTGGGTCGTCACGTCGTACACCGTCGTCTTCGCGGCGCTGCTCGCCGTGGCCGGCCGGGTCGCCGACGTCATCGGCCGCAAGAAGCTGTTCCTGTGGTCCACGGGCGTGTTCATCGTCGCCTCGCTGCTGAGCGGGGTCGCCACGGGTGTGCCCATGCTGATCGCCTCCCGCGCGCTGCAGGGCGTGGGAGCCGCGGGGCTCATTCCGTCGGCGCTCGGACTGGTTCTCCAGCACACGCCCGCGGCCCGCCGCCAGGTGGCCATCGGCATCTGGGGAGCCGTCGGCAGCATGGCCGCCGCCGTGGGCCCCAGCCTCGGCGGCCTGCTGGTGGACGTCTGGAGCTGGCGCAGCGTCTTCCTGATCAACCTGCCGATCGGGCTCGCCATCGTGGCCGGTGCGGCCAAGCTCACCGCTGACGCGCCGAGCGGGCGCAAGCTGCCCGACCCCGTCGGCACCCTCATCCTGGCGCTCGGCGTCGGCGGTGTCGTCTTCGGAGTGACCCAGGGGACGGAGTGGGGCTGGGGCAGTGGACGCGTGCTCGGCCTGCTGATCGGCGGTGCCGTGCTCTTCGCGGTGGCCCTGCTGCTCTCCAAGCGGCACTCCGCGCCCGCCCTCGAACTGGACCTGTGGCGCAGCCGGGCCTTCGCGGCCACCAACGTCACCTCGCTGCTCTTCGGCGCCGCCATGTACTCCTACCTCCTCAGCTCCCTGCTGTTCCTCAACGCGGTATGGGGCTACTCCGAACTGAAGGCGGGCCTCGCGGTGACGCCGGGTGCCTTCGCCGCCGCCGTCGGGGCCACGATCGTGGGGCGCCGGGTCGGTCCGGCCTCCCAGTGGGCCGCGGTCGCCGTCGGCTCCGCGCTCTTCGGTGCCTCCTGCGCCGCCATGTACCTGCTGCTCGACACCGAGAAGCAGTACGCGGCTGTCTGGCTGCCCATCGGCATCCTCGCCGGCATCGGCATCGGCGCGGCGCTGACCGCGATCTCCAACGCGGCCACGGCCTCGCTGCCGCCGGAGCGCTTCGCCTCCGGCACCGGCCTGCTCATGACTACCCGTCAGATCGGTGGTGCCCTCGGCATCGCCGCCCTCGCGGCCATTCTCGAACGCCACAGCGTCCTCGACGACGAGGGCTATCTGCAGGTGTTCCTGGCCTGTGCCATCGGGGCCGCAGCAGCCGCCGTCGCGGCGCCCGCGATCCGGTCCCGGTCGGTACAGAACACGTAA
- a CDS encoding class-II fumarase/aspartase family protein, producing the protein MNGMTLDAGLLSPVRAGTPAETATSDLAWLQAMLDAEAALVRAQAGLGNVPEDAARTITGLARAEDLDLRALAVLSRGAANPVVAVVQAFTSLVAAKDPDAADYVHRGSTSQDIFDTALMLVAAHTLDLLLGDLDDLAGSLHTLAGEHTGTLMAGRTLALHAVPTTFGLKAAGWLVAVNGAADRLRRLRAEGLVVQLGGAAGTLAGYFEYERLHREERGEPPTDAYARRLTERFAEETGLCAPLLPWHSHRAPIAVLAAELALATGVLGKIAVDVQSLARTETGEVAEPAAAGRGVSSAMPQKRNPALATLIRSAALQVPAYASVLSHTMLSEDERSAGAWHAEWQPLRECLRLAGGAAHTACELVSGLVVSPERMRANLELTGGLIVSERLAAVLSSALGKAAAKDVVSRASAESATTACPLSTVLAAQPELAGRFGAGDLEALLDPAAYTGAAEELTGRVLGAGRQAGSSLVGPG; encoded by the coding sequence ATGAACGGTATGACGCTCGACGCCGGGCTGCTGAGTCCGGTACGGGCCGGTACCCCGGCCGAGACGGCCACGTCCGACCTGGCCTGGCTCCAGGCGATGCTCGACGCCGAGGCGGCGCTGGTGCGCGCCCAGGCGGGGCTGGGCAACGTGCCCGAGGACGCGGCCCGGACGATCACCGGGCTGGCCCGTGCCGAGGATCTGGACCTGCGGGCGCTGGCCGTGCTCAGCAGGGGAGCGGCCAACCCGGTGGTGGCGGTGGTGCAGGCGTTCACCTCACTGGTGGCGGCCAAGGACCCGGACGCGGCGGACTACGTGCACAGGGGTTCCACGAGCCAGGACATCTTCGACACCGCTCTGATGCTCGTGGCGGCCCACACCCTCGATCTCCTGCTGGGCGACCTGGACGACTTGGCGGGCTCGCTGCACACGTTGGCCGGCGAGCACACCGGGACGCTCATGGCGGGGCGGACTCTCGCACTGCACGCCGTACCGACGACGTTCGGTCTCAAGGCCGCCGGCTGGCTGGTGGCGGTGAACGGGGCGGCGGACCGGCTGCGGCGGCTGCGTGCCGAGGGACTCGTCGTCCAACTCGGCGGCGCGGCGGGCACGCTGGCGGGGTACTTCGAGTACGAGCGGCTGCACCGGGAGGAGCGGGGGGAACCGCCGACCGACGCGTACGCCCGCCGGCTGACGGAGCGGTTCGCCGAGGAGACGGGCCTGTGCGCCCCGCTCCTCCCCTGGCACAGCCACCGGGCACCGATCGCCGTACTGGCGGCCGAACTCGCCCTGGCCACCGGGGTGCTGGGGAAGATCGCCGTGGACGTGCAGTCGCTGGCCCGCACGGAGACCGGCGAAGTGGCCGAGCCGGCCGCGGCCGGGAGGGGTGTCTCCTCGGCGATGCCGCAGAAGCGCAACCCGGCGCTGGCCACGCTGATCCGTTCGGCCGCCCTCCAGGTTCCCGCGTACGCGAGTGTGCTGAGCCACACGATGCTCTCCGAGGACGAGCGCTCGGCGGGTGCCTGGCACGCCGAGTGGCAGCCGCTGCGCGAATGCCTGCGGCTGGCCGGCGGGGCCGCGCACACCGCGTGCGAGCTGGTGTCCGGTCTGGTGGTGTCTCCCGAGCGCATGCGGGCCAACCTGGAACTCACCGGCGGCCTGATCGTCTCCGAGCGGCTCGCGGCCGTCCTCTCCTCGGCCCTCGGCAAGGCCGCGGCCAAGGACGTGGTGAGCCGTGCCTCCGCCGAGAGCGCGACCACCGCCTGCCCGCTCTCCACGGTCCTGGCGGCCCAGCCCGAACTCGCCGGACGTTTCGGTGCCGGGGACCTGGAGGCCCTGCTCGACCCGGCCGCGTACACGGGCGCGGCGGAGGAACTGACAGGACGGGTGCTGGGCGCCGGGCGGCAGGCCGGCTCGAGCCTGGTGGGGCCAGGCTGA
- a CDS encoding FAD/NAD(P)-binding protein, translating to MTSRRLDVCVIGAGPRGLSVLERLCANAASDADGVSITVHVVDPYPPGAGQVWRPDQSAHLLMNTVASQVTMFTDESVLIDGALVPGPSLYEWARFLTLIGPVDGREYEERVLSEARALGPDSYPTRSFYGNYLEWVFQRVTETAPAGLTTVVHRARAVELDDEEDGTQRVRLDDATVLEGLDVVVLAQGHLPVRSSRRQDEFGDFAAAHGLGYVLPANPADVDLTKVAPDETVALIGLGLNFFDYMALLTLGRGGRFERQDGRLVYLPSGLEPRMVAGSRRGLPFHARGENQKGAHGRHEPAVLTVEVIAELREQARRRGGIDFRETVWPLVSKEVRTVYYTALLTAADRPGDARRLRDAYLAVPPGSPREQELLDEFGVAPAERWDWSRIARPYKGRDFASPEDFRDWLTAHLRADLEAARNGNVDGPVKAALDVLRDLRNELRMIVDHGGLTGSSHRQHLDAWYTPLNAFLSIGPPASRIEEAIALIAAGVLHVIGPDTRATADEAAGVFAVESSAVPGSRLTATALIEARLPEIDLRTTADPLLRHLLMSGQCRPHRIADPEGTPYESGGLAVTDEPFRLIDAEGRTHPRRFAFGVPTEAVHWATAAGIRPGVNSVTLQDSDAIARAVLSTGARDRRPDDKMIGELTG from the coding sequence ATGACCAGCCGACGGCTCGACGTCTGCGTGATCGGTGCCGGGCCCCGCGGGCTATCGGTCCTCGAACGGCTGTGTGCGAACGCTGCGTCGGACGCGGACGGCGTATCGATCACCGTCCACGTCGTCGATCCCTATCCGCCGGGCGCCGGGCAGGTCTGGCGCCCCGACCAGTCCGCGCACCTGCTGATGAACACGGTGGCCTCACAGGTCACGATGTTCACCGACGAGAGCGTGCTCATCGACGGCGCGCTCGTCCCCGGACCGAGCCTGTACGAATGGGCGCGCTTCCTCACCCTCATCGGTCCTGTGGACGGGCGGGAGTACGAAGAACGGGTTCTGAGCGAGGCACGCGCGCTCGGGCCCGACTCCTACCCCACCCGCTCCTTCTACGGGAACTACCTGGAGTGGGTGTTCCAGCGGGTCACGGAGACGGCGCCGGCCGGCCTGACCACGGTCGTGCACCGCGCCCGCGCGGTCGAGCTCGACGACGAGGAGGACGGCACCCAGCGCGTGCGGCTCGACGACGCCACGGTTCTGGAGGGCCTCGACGTCGTCGTCCTCGCCCAGGGCCATCTGCCGGTGCGGAGCTCCCGGCGCCAGGACGAGTTCGGCGACTTCGCCGCGGCCCACGGGCTCGGTTACGTCCTGCCCGCCAACCCGGCCGACGTGGACCTGACGAAGGTGGCGCCCGACGAGACGGTCGCGCTGATCGGGCTCGGCCTCAACTTCTTCGACTACATGGCCCTCCTCACCCTGGGTCGCGGCGGCCGGTTCGAACGGCAGGACGGACGGCTCGTGTACCTGCCGTCCGGCCTCGAACCCCGGATGGTCGCGGGTTCCCGCCGGGGTCTGCCCTTCCACGCCCGGGGTGAGAACCAGAAGGGGGCGCACGGGCGGCACGAACCGGCCGTGCTGACCGTCGAAGTGATCGCGGAGCTGCGCGAGCAGGCCCGGCGACGGGGCGGGATCGACTTCCGCGAGACCGTGTGGCCGCTGGTCTCCAAGGAGGTCAGGACCGTCTACTACACCGCGCTCCTCACCGCCGCCGACCGCCCGGGCGACGCGCGCCGGCTGCGAGACGCCTACCTCGCCGTGCCGCCGGGCAGCCCCCGGGAACAGGAGCTCCTGGACGAGTTCGGCGTCGCCCCGGCCGAGCGCTGGGACTGGAGCCGGATCGCCCGGCCGTACAAGGGACGCGACTTCGCCTCGCCGGAGGACTTCCGTGACTGGCTGACCGCCCATCTGCGCGCGGACCTGGAGGCGGCGCGCAACGGGAACGTGGACGGTCCCGTCAAGGCGGCGCTCGACGTCCTGCGCGACCTGCGCAACGAACTGCGGATGATCGTCGACCACGGCGGCCTCACCGGCAGCTCGCACCGGCAGCACCTCGACGCCTGGTACACGCCCCTGAACGCGTTCCTGTCCATCGGCCCGCCCGCCAGCCGGATCGAGGAGGCGATCGCGCTGATCGCCGCGGGAGTGCTGCACGTGATCGGCCCCGACACTCGGGCCACGGCGGACGAGGCGGCAGGCGTCTTCGCGGTCGAGTCCTCCGCGGTGCCGGGCTCCCGGCTCACGGCCACCGCGCTGATCGAGGCCAGGCTGCCGGAGATCGACCTGCGCACCACCGCCGACCCCCTGCTGCGCCACCTCCTGATGTCCGGCCAGTGCCGCCCGCACCGCATAGCCGACCCCGAGGGAACCCCGTACGAGTCGGGCGGCCTCGCCGTCACCGACGAGCCGTTCCGGCTGATCGACGCCGAGGGCCGGACGCACCCGCGTCGCTTCGCCTTCGGCGTGCCCACGGAGGCCGTGCACTGGGCGACGGCGGCCGGGATACGTCCCGGGGTCAACTCCGTGACGCTGCAGGACTCGGACGCCATAGCGCGTGCGGTGCTCTCGACGGGCGCGAGGGACCGGCGGCCGGACGACAAGATGATCGGAGAGCTGACGGGATGA